Proteins co-encoded in one Neodiprion lecontei isolate iyNeoLeco1 chromosome 3, iyNeoLeco1.1, whole genome shotgun sequence genomic window:
- the LOC107217510 gene encoding huntingtin isoform X1: protein MATINGILKAVDTLKNLQLQDTSHDCAARKKEKIAYCTTVADGICSSAARLTPKFSQVLNVAIETLLMLCDDSESDVRMVADECLNRIIRGAMTDGNIVKVQIVLYCEIKKNGTARTLRTALWRFAQLGHMIRPLKGKAYVANLIPCIVAIAQRSEESVIETLANSLPLILKTLGNFTTDSNVKTLLNAFCQNIPSTQAVFRRTAANMILTTCLNSRNPQAFLLHVLQYMIDTLVPITDDEDRVTTVIGVFGCLRIIIPHIDETSNLSQPDVPLHSFIQVYELCLHFARWHSDHNVVNAALETLAQLLQFPLKELVPILVSCQGITRSRIAMNENTARLSLGPMSGSNVTISGRNLDSTLNLFDPDIPEIKPTVEKWIVDSENVLPVIQRPHIKQADTNQVIGKKEKSLENYSSLIIGSLDSEGIEEESDTGSDIGKAERSPDLSLPSLQSKEDEYLDEVSSSVTSLHRTSSGVLYHECDIGMFTDADVPLKYCCRYLVSSFLLTGIPGQLIPDKMFRVSVKSLALTCIGHILRLYPNLLLSTIDKTPNSNAEQQYISDILLFANHMDPQIRGNVAMVIGYFLKAVFLQSGDKYRNMEIFLRSTVPDRMKDNILSLENLTALLLEGLKDESATTCRQTLLALNLCLTELIESANNKYALPILKALPLLVKNPYFLVKIKLVEVLSNLPYTTVEYITGGPHFQKNVISVMVELLGDQDQRVRHATATAIVQIVPLLYYQHPHENTVTRKASKLTERYLSDMISNPLENSSFQTGNNSSFNSLPKPFDSLCQQDGDEYDERIESVLSRIISLLTQKLVVGSSKYLNYGCCETLSLLSETFLTTIYPRAWDCLIPKPIVKKTYKRSNSRGDTINEAQPAGGPVAPTSNALISLTVSFLSSSPLSLDLSTHRHLMILAGNLASGMAVCNLKPNEPVNKSDSEPVKLWGLFKEKQIHQHFEQLLTHVVRILNTFVHVIDEVHLQHPNTKSALPPLPTAQALSPKRKLISDQKSKDKEEKTSSSKFGREQMGVFTNFPHYMKLYEILKAANTNYKSTLESEASKMYLSLLNATLQVLSQILEIATIHEAGRIAEEILHYLQTTVILSPTATVQCVQQLLKCLFGSNLSVRWIDPDYQKNFERRNIFRDDSKGFYTQCFQTPARQMADMIKTIGNNCRSGNDPSSGWIGLIQRKGDRKMSSVFRSLSRYPDQKASVASFIRLFEPMVIKSLKQYTVTSCVSLQCRVLLLLSQLVQLRVNYCLLDQDQIFIGFVLKQFEFIEDGYIHETEELIPKIFNFLVQLSYEKYHSKVIIGIPKIIQLCDGLMASGQSPLTHCIPALVPLIEDIFLIRGSSSTVAEQKELETTRDVLVSMLLRLVEYHQVIQLLAACLTESRYSSDGNGEEKWTRWSRLTIDSILPVLASGKVRLESKEAHIALVKLFSAVSPTVFRPVDPLLKVLFIQTPMAQDSVLTMERWLGMVNVVLLALISYAKEEAMLARLSDLSLYNANFYSGSLYTSKEPMSDPLNVRSASAYDIAPEKVLARFLFKVIGLITSKVYDLVGLINYKNHDCYLGAANSVGSDNYLIQQFSFFLQLSIHMFESGSHCKVANAAMQMMQGRNVLQEDRLMLTELNFLMLQLASKCPILTCQWAYLMTLLSYSEMYFWEEILAKQSPNNAVRSTLSRYNPSAVNSDQTELTSNLCNINGEIVRKGSTILFCDYVCENINDAEPLTWLLVNHIEETISLAREPPVKELLAAAVHRNPAASGLLVQAIAARCLDLSKPSFVKRLLQCLEGTHQSQSGALILAMVPRLLTSKHIALCRLAAKIASRRAEVLLTLNTEDIKTQLPRDDFIEMMNILLSTRLAKKYGSLVSLLNKLGAQHYDLSPLELEQRRPFNPSSIKGIQLDRNWFYLQTKLRCCHNNRKYSLLESAELLGNMNYEDSLQIMSSNDFNSKIVKECFKLGIRYTVKKCQELGFSRNGEETDIVFEENDLYKAAKECLLQHVQNINELVPKQREIFHPVGRDMSTKEAKYAAKLSELMNDNVYWNTLLTIIPSVTVYIETLPVLVKYGLSEIDTKFEDVLAKFGLLCFEVIHWMIKECENDKRKLNPEELESALRCAEAVLKNQNLHKAFGSNHYWVCTASATLTRIVEHFLASNQRLPVVNSCGLKPALENNETRPYAQACIEMAMLVAWLEKYQGEGTPDNIPLFLFNPIKSLIITVSREPLVNSFVLTPPLVWKHGWHVVGSGPTKCLVPLLSSESNLLHEVEVLEQFIYRLTLLGWTSRLQFEETWMALLSLLNITQNEGMSFDELAVSIQATSLAVQAITNLLTQTLLLPCPGNPVNSTFIHQSRDPQLSVHKINSQKLYLIQETLISKFEYVNESKSMHGLTLDHIFRRGNIERVSNRHQYSYSQFSLPYLWASCSLHEDKLSSSVLELKKYRNNVLESLSLDLNSCLHFLLELYSSWTMPRVNTPLRLLNEVTKSILAISELFTERFQYQWMLDTCLDLSRVHPIENEILHQYLVIAVCKATAVLTPLNGETLEKVKRLVETSLKSGFLPARVFALQGTLYLLQSAVFAGCEETMNIIHPLAIEYIQKHIDAQDSQGVLSQSEEHQGVMWALVFFLLEHAEDTPPDAEAPAVLELVLSLVNTQNISTSLHQTLLQGLERLVATRSVVGKVAEQIVKVAVDRLKQASPILALPALQLLLTCMYTGAAEKLNNPEIEEPLPDEEPEVLVQSIERTSAIFDRIKKGYPMEVEVLCAVLPGVLGDFFPPWEILTKVIGEFLSPQQPHPRLLSAVVFQVCERACNSAQLGLLQEWVVFSLPNFIQSLPIAMSTWCLSCFFISASTNPWLRAFFPHVQSRIGKYEYEDKKILCISAADFYQKLSNTNQKMAFVETFETAAKEPGTPFSDILASL from the exons ATGGCTACGATTAACGGAATACTCAAAGCGGTGGatacattgaaaaatttgcaacttcAAGATACTTCCCACGATTGTGCCGCCAG aaaaaaagaaaaaatcgcgtACTGCACTACTGTGGCAGACGGCATATGCTCTTCTGCCGCTAGACTCACtccaaaattttctcaagttcTTAACGTCGCTATAGAGACGCTGCTAATGCTTTGTGATGACTCGGAATCAGATGTCAGAATGGTTGCCGACGAATGCTTGAACAGGATAATACGAGGG GCTATGACAGATGGCAACATAGTGAAGGTACAAATCGTGTTATAttgcgaaataaaaaagaacgGTACTGCCCGAACATTAAGAACTGCACTATGGAGGTTCGCGCAGCTGGGGCACATGATCCGGCCGCTGAAAGGAAAGGCTTACGTGGCAAATCTGATACCTTGCATTGTAGCTATTGCTCAGCGTTCCGAAGAATCTGTTATCGAGACACTAGCCAATTCTTTACcattgattttgaaaactctggggaattttacaacagatAGCAATGTGAag actCTACTCAATGCATTCTGTCAAAACATACCTTCAACACAGGCTGTATTCCGCAGAACAGCAGCTAATATGATTCTTACGACTTGCTTGAACTCTCGAAATCCTCAGGCTTTCTTATTGCACGTTTTACAGTATATGATAG ATACTCTTGTGCCAATAACTGATGACGAAGACCgtgttacaacggtaattggAGTATTTGGCTGTCTAAGGATAATAATACCTCATATTGATGAAACATCAAATTTGAGCCAACCTGACGTCCCCCTTCATAGCTTTATACAGGTGTATGAGCTATGTCTACACTTTGCCAGGTGGCATTCCGATCACAATGTCGTCAATGCAGCGTTGGAGACCTTGGCTCAATTACTACAATTCCCTTTAAAAGAATTGGTTCCGATCTTGGTTTCCTGTCAAGGGATTACACGGAGCAGGATAGcaatgaatgaaaatacagCCCGCCTTTCTTTGGGACCGATGAGTGGTTCCAATGTAACAATATCTGGAAGAAATTTGGATTCGACATTAAATCTTTTCGATCCAGATATTCCTGAAATTAAACCAACCGTAGAGAAATGGATTGTTGATTCGGAGAATGTATTACCAGTGATTCAACGACCCCATATCAAACAAGCCGACACCAATCAAGTCATagggaaaaaggaaaagtcTTTGGAGAATTACAGCAGCCTGATCATCGGATCTCTTGACA GTGAGGGAATCGAGGAAGAGAGCGACACTGGAAGTGATATTGGGAAGGCGGAGCGTTCGCCTGATCTTAGTTTGCCGAGTTTACAATCTAAAGAAGACGAGTACTTGGACGAGGTATCATCGTCCGTAACATCTTTGCATAGAACATCGTCCGGAGTTCTATATCACGAATGTGACATAGGAATGTTCACTGACGCGGACGTACCACTAAAATATTGTTGTCGATACTTGGTGTCGTCGTTTCTGCTGACTGGAATTCCTGGTCAATTGATACCTGACAAAATGTTTCGAGTTAGCGTTAAATCACTTGCTCTAACTTGCATTGGTCATATTTTACGACTTTATCCAAACTTACTTTTATCAACAATTGATAAAACGCCGAATAGCAATGCAGAACAACAATACATCAGCGATATATTACTTTTTGCTAATCATATGGATCCTCAAATAAGAGGGAATGTTGCCATGGTAATTGGATATTTTCTGAAAGCTGTTTTCCTTCAATCTGGTGATAAATACAGAAATATGGAAATATTTCTAAGGTCGACCGTACCTGATAGAATGAAGGATAATATCTTATCGTTAGAAAATCTTACAGCGCTACTATTAGAG GGATTGAAGGACGAATCGGCTACAACATGCAGACAAACACTTTTAGCATTAAATCTATGTTTGACTGAACTGATAGAGTCAGCAAATAATAAGTATGCTTTACCAATTCTCAAAGCTCTGCCACTACTTGTTAAAAATCCATATTTTCTTGTTAAAATCAAGCTAGTCGAGGTTCTTAGCAATTTGCCATACACAACCGTCGAGTACATAACAGGTGGTccgcattttcaaaaaaatgttatctcGGTAATGGTTGAGTTATTGGGGGACCAAGATCAAAGGGTACGTCACGCTACAGCTACTGCTATTGTTCA gattGTTCCCTTGCTGTACTATCAACATCCGCACGAAAACACAGTGACAAGGAAGGCGTCTAAATTAACTGAAAGATATTTATCCGATATGATATCGAACCCATTAGAAAATTCATCTTTCCAAACAGGAAACAACTCATCGTTCAACAGTCTGCCAAAACCTTTCGATTCGTTATGTCAACAGGATGGAGATGAATATGACGAAAGAATAGAATCCGTACTATCGAGAATAATTAGTTTGCTTACGCAAAAACTGGTCGTAGGTTCGTCAAAGTACTTGAACTACGGGTGTTGTGAGACGCTTAGTTTACTCAGTGAAACATTCTTAACGACGATTTATCCAAGAGCCTGGGATTGTTTAATTCCAAAACCAATTGTCAAAAAGACATACAAGAGGTCCAACAGCCGTGGAGATACAATAAACGAAGCACAGCCAGCTGGAGGTCCTGTTGCACCCACAAGTAATGCATTGATATCCTTAACTGTGTCTTTTTTATCTTCGTCCCCGTTGAGCCTAGACCTTTCAACTCACAGACATTTGATGATTTTGGCTGGGAACTTGGCGTCAGGAATGGCTGTGTGCAATTTAAAGCCAAATGAACCTGTGAACAAAAGTGATTCCGAACCAGTTAAATTGTGGGGCTTGTTCAAGGAGAAACAAATTCATCAGCATTTCGAACAGCTCTTGACGCATGTCGTCAGAATTCTCAATACTTTTGTACATGTCATTGATGAGGTACATTTGCAGCATCCGAATACTAAATCTGCTCTGCCACCTCTGCCAACTGCTCAAGCATTATCTcctaaaagaaaattgatttccGATCAGAAATCTAAAGATAAAGAGGAAAAGACATCCAGCTCGAAGTTCGGTCGGGAACAAATGGGCGTTTTTACCAATTTTCCACATTATATGAAATTGTACGAGATTTTAAAGGCTGCTAATACAAATTATAAATCTACATTAGAATCCGAAGCAAGTAAAATGTATCTCTCACTGTTGAATGCGACGTTACAAGTGTTATCCCAAATCTTGGAAATAGCGACTATACATGAAGCTGGCAGGATAGCGGaagaaatattacattatttgcaAACAACGGTTATTTTGTCTCCAACAGCAACGGTCCAATGTGTACAGCAGCTGCTCAAATGTTTGTTTGGAAGTAACTTGAGCGTTCGATGGATAGATCCagattatcagaaaaatttcgagagaAGAAACATCTTTAGAGATGATTCCAAGGGTTTTTATACACAATGCTTTCAAACACCAGCAAGGCAAATGGCAGATATGATTAAAACTATCGGCAATAATTGTCGAAGTGGGAATGATCCTAGTTCTGG CTGGATAGGTCTCATTCAAAGAAAAGGGGACCGTAAAATGAGCTCAGTATTCAGAAGTTTGTCACGGTATCCCGATCAGAAAGCATCGGTTGCCTCATTTATTCGACTTTTCGAACCGATGGTCATCAAATCATTGAAACAATACACAGTCACAAGTTGCGTATCATTACAATGCAgagtgttgttgttgttaagTCAATTGGTACAACTACGGGTGAATTACTGTTTGTTGGACCAGGATCAGATATTTATTGGCTTCGTTCTAAAGCAGTTTGAATTTATCGAGGACGGATACATTCATGAAACTGAAGAATTAAtaccaaaaatatttaactttCTTGTTCAGCTGTCTTATGAGAAATATCACTCCAAGGTGATAATTGGCATCCCGAAGATAATTCAGTTATGCGATGGACTCATGGCCAGTGGACAGTCACCTCTAACTCACTGCATCCCGGCTCTTGTACCTTTAATTGAAGACATATTTCTTATCAGGGGTTCAAGTTCAACGGTGGCAGAACAAAAGGAATTGGAAACAACCAGAGATGTTTTAGTATCTATGTTGCTAAGATTAGTCGAGTATCATCAGGTAATCCAATTGCTAGCCGCCTGTTTAACGGAATCAAGATACAGCAGCGATGGTAACGGTGAAGAAAAGTGGACACGATGGTCTAGGCTGACCATAGATTCAATTCTACCCGTTCTAGCTTCTGGTAAAGTCAGACTCGAGTCCAAGGAGGCTCACATCGCACTAGTCAAGCTTTTCTCAGCTGTGTCGCCAACAGTATTCAGACCGGTCGATCCGTTGCTCAAAGTATTGTTCATCCAAACACCAATGGCACAAGATTCCGTTCTGACTATGGAACGCTGGCTGGGAATGGTAAACGTGGTTTTACTTGCTTTAATATCATATGCCAAAGAAGAAGCCATGCTTGCTCGACTCTCGGATTTGAGCTTGTACAATGCCAACTTTTATTCTGGTTCTCTGTACACCTCAAAGGAACCAATGTCCGATCCGTTGAATGTGAGAAGTGCGTCCGCATACGACATTGCGCCAGAGAAAGTATTAGCCAGGTTCCTATTTAAAGTTATTGGCTTGATTACATCCAAGGTGTACGATCTAGTTGGTCTTATCAATTACAAAAACCACGATTGCTATCTGGGTGCTGCTAATTCTGTAGGAAGCGACAACTATTTGatacaacaattttcattctttttacaATTGAGTATTCACATGTTCGAGTCTGGTAGCCACTGTAAAGTTGCTAATGCCGCAATGCAAATGATGCAAGGGCGAAACGTACTCCAGGAAGACAGGTTAATGTTAAccgaattgaattttctaatgCTCCAATTAGCGAGCAAATGTCCTATACTGACGTGCCAGTGGGCATATCTGATGACGCTTCTTAGTTACAGTGAAATGTACTTTTGGGAAGAGATTTTAGCCAAACAGTCACCAAATAATGCAGTACGTTCAACTCTCAGCAGGTACAACCCGAGTGCTGTGAACTCCGACCAAACAGAGCTAACGAGCAACCTGTGCAACATTAATGGAGAAATTGTAAGGAAAGGCAGCACCATACTATTCTGTGACTATGTGTGTGAGAATATTAACGATGCCGAACCACTAACCTGGCTGTTGGTAAATCATATTGAGGAAACTATATCTCTCGCTAGAGAACCTCCAGTAAAAGAACTCCTGGCCGCGGCGGTTCATAGGAATCCGGCAGCGAGTGGTCTCCTTGTTCAGGCGATAGCTGCTAGGTGCTTAGATCTGTCAAAGCCTAGTTTTGTAAAAAGATTGCTTCAGTGCTTGGAAGGTACCCACCAGTCTCAAAGCGGAGCTCTAATTTTGGCAATGGTACCAAGACTACTCACTTCGAAACATATAGCATTGTGTAGACTCGCGGCAAAAATTGCTAGTCGAAGGGCTGAAGTTTTGCTAACATTGAATACTGAGGACATTAAGACGCAGTTGCCTAGAGACGATTTCATAGAGATGATGAACATTTTGTTATCGACGAGATTGGCGAAGAAATATGGTAGCCTAGTTAGCTTGCTGAACAAACTCGGTGCTCAACACTACGATTTGTCACCGTTGGAATTAGAACAGCGTCGGCCTTTCAATCCGTCGAGCATCAAGGGTATCCAGCTTGATAGGAACTGGTTTTATCTTCAGACTAAACTTCGTTGTTGTcataataatagaaaatacagtttaCTAGAATCTGCTGAACTACTGGGTAATATGAACTATGAAGACTCTTTGCAAATTATGTCCTCTAATgattttaattcaaaaatcgtCAAGGAGTGCTTCAAGTTGGGCATTAGATATACAgttaaaaaatgtcaagagCTTGGATTCAGTAGAAACGGTGAAGAAACTGATATTGTGTTCGAAGAAAACGATCTCTACAAAGCGGCAAAGGAATGCTTACTGCAACATGTACAGAATATCAACGAACTCGTGCCTAAacaacgtgaaatttttcatcccgtAGGTCGAGACATGAGTACTAAGGAGGCTAAATACGCAGCCAAACTTTCGGAGCTAATGAACGACAATGTTTACTGGAATACTTTGCTTACAATTATTCCATCCGTTACTGTATACATTGAAACATTACCAGTGCTAGTGAAATATGGTCTGTCAGAGATCGATACGAAATTCGAGGATGTTTTGGCAAAGTTCGGACTGCTCTGCTTTGAAGTGATACACTGGATGATTAAGGAATGTGAAAATGACAAGAGAAAATTAAACCCAGAAGAATTGGAGTCGGCATTAAGGTGCGCTGAGGCAGTATTGAAGAATCAGAATCTGCATAAAGCATTTGGCAGTAATCATTACTGGGTTTGTACTGCGTCAGCGACGTTGACAAGGATTGTCGAACATTTTTTGGCTTCTAATCAGCGTCTTCCAGTCGTCAACAGTTGCGGACTAAAACCAGCActagaaaataatgaaacaagACCTTACGCACAAGCCTGTATAGAAATGGCAATGCTTGTTGCTTGGCTGGAAAAATATCAAGGCGAGGGTACTCCGGATAACATTCCATTATTCTTATTCAATCCAATTAAAAGTCTGATTATAACTGTGAGCAGAGAACCTTTAGTCAATTCTTTTGTTCTCACTCCTCCGCTAGTTTGGAAGCATGGCTGGCACGTAGTCGGCTCAGGTCCCACCAAATGTCTTGTGCCGTTGTTATCTTCTGAGTCAAATTTGTTGCACGAAGTCGAAGTACTTGAACAGTTTATTTATCGATTGACATTGTTAGGATGGACCTCCAGGCTTCAGTTTGAGGAAACGTGGATGGCGTTGTTGAGTTTATTAAATATCACTCAAAATGAGGGCATGTCGTTCGATGAATTAGCTGTTTCCATTCAAGCGACTAGCTTGGCTGTTCAAGCTATAACCAATCTGTTGACCCAGACATTGCTTTTGCCGTGTCCCGGGAATCCGGTAAACAGCACTTTCATTCACCAGTCAAGAGATCCACAGCTTTCTGTGCATAAAATTAACTCTCAGAAACTGTACTTGATACAAGAAACCCTGATATCAAAGTTTGAGTATGTTAATGAATCCAAAAGTATGCATGGGTTGACTCTAGATCACATTTTTCGCCGAGGGAACATTGAACGGGTTTCTAACAGGCATCAATACAGTTACAGTCAGTTTTCCCTACCTTATTTATGGGCGTCATGCTCTCTGCACGAAGACAAACTCAGCTCTAGTGTTTTGGAGTTAAAGAAATATCGTAACAACGTTTTGGAGTCTTTATCTTTGGACCTAAATTCTTGTCTCCACTTTTTGCTGGAGCTCTACTCGTCATGGACTATGCCACGCGTAAACACACCCCTGAGATTATTAAACGAAGTGACCAAATCAATACTAGCTATCTCAGAATTATTTACAGAGAGATTTCAGTATCAATGGATGCTTGATACTTGCTTGGATTTGTCCAGGGTTCATCCAATCGAGAATGAAATCTTACATCAGTACCTCGTTATTGCAGTGTGTAAAGCTACTGCTGTTCTCACCCCACTA aatGGTGAAACTcttgaaaaagtgaaacgTTTGGTAGAGACAAGTTTAAAATCTGGTTTCCTGCCAGCCAGAGTCTTTGCCTTGCAAGGAACCCTTTATCTCTTGCAAAGTGCTGTATTTGCCGGCTGTGAAGAAACTATGAATATTATCCATCCATTAGCCATAGAGTATATTCAGAAGCACATAGATGCTCAAGATTCGCAAGG TGTTCTCAGCCAGAGTGAAGAGCATCAAGGAGTAATGTGGGCTCTAGTCTTTTTCCTGTTGGAGCATGCCGAAGATACGCCGCCAGACGCAGAAGCTCCGGCAGTGCTGGAACTGGTGCTTTCTCTGGTCAATactcaaaatatttcaacttcTCTTCACCAAACGTTGTTACAA GGTTTGGAGCGATTAGTTGCAACAAGGAGTGTAGTTGGTAAAGTTGCAGAACAAATCGTGAAAGTTGCAGTTGATAGACTGAAACAGGCGAGTCCGATTCTGGCATTACCTGCTTTGCAGTTACTGCTAACTTGTATGTATACTGGTGCAGCCGAGAAGTTGAACAATCCAGAGATTGAGGAACCTTTACCTGACGAGGAGCCTGAAGTATTGGTGCAGTCTATCGAAAGAACGTCTGCAATTTTTGATCGAATCAAAAAGGGATACCCTATGGAAGTCGAGGTGTTATGTGCAGTTCTACCAGGTGTTCTTGGCGATTTTTTCCCACCCTGGGAAATTCTCACCAAAGTAATTGGGGAATTTTTATCACCTCAACAACCTCATCCCAGATTATTATCTGCTGTTGTTTTCCAG GTATGTGAAAGAGCTTGCAACAGCGCACAACTGGGACTACTGCAGGAATGGGTAGTTTTCAGCTTACCAAACTTCATACAGAGTTTACCAATCGCAATGTCAACGTGGTGTTTGTCTTGTTTCTTTATTAGTGCATCGACAAATCCCTGGCTCAGAGCATT CTTTCCACATGTACAGTCAAGAATTGGAAAGTACGAATacgaggataaaaaaattctctgcaTATCGGCAGCTGATTTTTACCAGAAG CTCTCAAACACTAATCAAAAGATGGCATTCGTTGAGACTTTTGAAACAGCAGCAAAGGAACCAGGCACTCCATTCAGTGATATTTTAGCATCTCTATAA